The following are from one region of the Remersonia thermophila strain ATCC 22073 chromosome 6, whole genome shotgun sequence genome:
- a CDS encoding 60S ribosomal protein uL3: MSHRKYEAPRHGSLGYLPRKRAARHRGKVKSFPKDDPKKPVHLTAAMGYKAGMTTIVRDLDRPGAKAHKKEVVEAVTIIDTPPMVVVGLVGYIETPRGLRSLTTVWAEHLSDEVKRRFYKNWYKSKKKAFTKYAKKYAENNGASITRELERIKKYCTVVRVLAHTQIRKTPLKQKKAHLMEIQINGGSVADKVAFGQALFEKPVSIDTIFEKDEMIDVIAVTKGHGFSGVTARWGTKKLPRKTHKGLRKVACIGAWHPSHVQWTVARAGQQGYHHRTSVNHKIYRIGKGDADDNAATEIDVTKKKITPMGGFVRYGEVNNDFVMVKGSVPGTKKRVMTLRKSLFPQKSRRALEKVELKWIDTSSEFGHGAFQTPAEKKQIQGTLKKDLAASS; this comes from the exons ATGTCTCACAGGA AGTACGAGGCCCCTCGCCATGGCTCGCTGGGCTACCTGCCCCGCAAGCGTGCTGCCCGCCACAGGGGCAAGGTCAAGTC CTTCCCCAAGGACGACCCTAAGAAGCCGGTCCACCTGACCGCCGCGATGGGCTACAAGGCCGGCATGACCACGATCGTCCGCGACCTggaccgccccggcgccaaggCTCACAAGAAGGAGGTCGTTGAGGCTGTGACAATCATTGATACCCCGCCT ATGGTGGTTGTGGGTCTGGTTGGC TACATCGAGACTCCTCGTGGCCTGCGCTCCCTGACCACGGTCTGGGCTGAGCATCTCAGCGACGAGGTCAAGCGCCGCTTCTACAAGAACTGGTacaagagcaagaagaaggccttCACCAAGTACGCCAAGAAGTACGCTGAGAACAACGGTGCCTCGATcacccgcgagctcgagcgcatcAAGAAGTACTGCACCGTCGTCCGCGTCCTGGCGCACACCCAGATCCGCAAGACGCCCCTCaagcagaagaaggcccACCTCATGGAGATCCAGATCAACGGTGGCTCGGTCGCCGACAAGGTCGCCTTCGGCCAGGCCCTCTTCGAGAAGCCCGTGTCGATCGACACCATCTTCGAGAAGGACGAGATGATCGACGTCATTGCCGTCACCAAGGGCCACGGCTTCTCCGGCGTCACCGCCCGCTGGGGCACCAAGAAGCTGCCTCGCAAGACCCACAAGGGTCTCCGCAAGGTTGCTTGCATTGGTGCCTGGCACCCGTCGCACGTGCAGTGGACGGTCGCCCGCGCTGGTCAGCAGGGCTACCACCACCGTACCTCGGTCAACCACAAGATCTACCGCATCGGcaagggcgacgccgacgacaacgccgccaccgagaTCGATGtcaccaagaagaagatCACCCC GATGGGTGGCTTCGTCCGCTACGGCGAGGTCAACAACGACTTCGTCATGGTCAAGGGCTCCGTTCCGGGCACCAAGAAGCGTGTCATGACTCTGCGCAAGTCGCTCTTCCCCCAGAAGTCGCGCAGGGCGCTCGAGAAGGTCGAGCTCAAGTGGATCGATACCTCGTCCGAGTTCGGACACGGTGCTTTCCAGACGCCggcggagaagaagcagatcCAGGGTACCCTCAAGAAGGATCTGGCGGCCAGCTCATAA